A stretch of the Bordetella genomosp. 8 genome encodes the following:
- a CDS encoding four-carbon acid sugar kinase family protein, with product MADPRDGRPRLAYYGDDFTGSTDTLATVVSAGLRAVLFLDVPTADELAHFGSLDCVGVAGTARAMSPAEMDVALPRIFRGLAATGADVLHYKCCSTFDSAPHIGSIGHAVRLAWRELEIRPAYIVGGQPNLGRYCSFGHLYARAGQDGPVYRLDRHPTMSRHPVTPMDESDLRAHLARQGLEGIASFDLAMLDDAPDAAAARLDALLGEGAAGVLFDATRTADLARVGALLRHRLAVERKPLLAVGPTGVLQALLATDVDRATPASAAGHATPVYAADHVHRTHGQEVSQTFIVAGSRSPITAAQIAAAEQAGFVSIALDAAAMVANDAEYRASLDGRIVQALRAGRSVVAHSTLGDDSGARRPGFTRALALACGGLMADVLAAYPLARAGFAGGDTSSLAVQSWGARALTFSYSPSPGVAVCRVHAPGHPADGVELMLKGGQMGAPSLFSDLLAGGSAPSPPA from the coding sequence ATGGCTGATCCGCGCGACGGGCGGCCACGCCTGGCGTACTACGGCGACGACTTCACCGGGTCCACCGATACGCTGGCCACGGTGGTGTCCGCCGGCCTGCGCGCCGTCCTGTTCCTGGATGTGCCCACGGCCGACGAACTGGCGCACTTCGGTTCGCTGGATTGCGTGGGCGTGGCCGGTACCGCGCGGGCGATGTCGCCGGCGGAAATGGACGTCGCCCTGCCGCGCATATTCCGCGGGCTGGCGGCCACGGGCGCGGACGTCCTGCACTACAAATGCTGTTCCACCTTCGACAGCGCGCCGCACATCGGCAGCATCGGCCACGCGGTGCGGCTGGCCTGGCGCGAACTCGAGATCCGACCGGCCTATATCGTCGGCGGCCAGCCCAACCTGGGCCGCTATTGCAGCTTCGGCCACCTGTATGCGCGGGCGGGACAGGACGGCCCGGTGTACCGCCTGGACCGCCATCCCACCATGAGCCGGCATCCCGTCACCCCCATGGACGAGTCCGACCTCAGGGCGCACCTGGCGCGCCAGGGCCTGGAAGGCATCGCGTCCTTCGACCTGGCGATGCTGGACGACGCACCGGACGCGGCCGCGGCCCGGCTGGACGCGCTGCTGGGGGAGGGCGCGGCCGGCGTATTGTTCGACGCCACCCGCACCGCCGACCTGGCGCGCGTCGGCGCGCTGCTCCGGCACCGCCTGGCCGTGGAACGCAAGCCCCTGCTGGCCGTGGGGCCCACGGGCGTGCTGCAGGCCTTGCTGGCGACCGATGTCGACCGTGCCACGCCGGCTTCCGCTGCCGGCCATGCGACGCCGGTTTATGCTGCCGATCATGTGCACCGCACACATGGCCAAGAGGTGAGCCAGACTTTCATCGTCGCCGGCAGCCGCTCGCCGATCACGGCAGCGCAGATCGCCGCCGCCGAGCAGGCCGGCTTCGTTTCCATCGCGCTCGACGCGGCCGCCATGGTGGCCAACGACGCAGAATATCGCGCCTCGTTGGACGGCCGCATCGTGCAGGCCTTGCGCGCCGGCCGCAGCGTGGTCGCGCACAGCACGCTGGGCGACGACAGCGGCGCCCGGCGTCCCGGATTCACGCGTGCGCTGGCGCTGGCCTGCGGCGGCCTGATGGCCGATGTCCTGGCCGCGTATCCACTTGCACGTGCCGGTTTCGCGGGCGGCGATACTTCCAGCCTGGCGGTGCAATCCTGGGGCGCGCGGGCGCTGACGTTTTCCTACAGCCCCAGCCCGGGCGTCGCCGTGTGCCGCGTGCATGCGCCGGGCCACCCCGCCGACGGGGTGGAATTGATGCTGAAGGGCGGCCAGATGGGCGCGCCTTCCTTGTTCAGCGACCTGCTGGCCGGCGGCAGCGCGCCTAGTCCGCCAGCGTGA
- a CDS encoding ribulose-bisphosphate carboxylase large subunit family protein, with protein MTDTNRRDFRARYFIETPFPLEQAADVLAGEQSSGTFVRVAGETDDLRRRSRAIVQSIEQVGTIGTPSLPNAFLQRRDIQGPYRQAIITVSFPVDNVGANLPTLAATVGGNIYDLGEMTGVKLLSLDLPAEYVKLFDAPRHGVAGTRALTGRAEGPILGTIIKPNVGMTPEQTARVVASLCEAGVDFIKDDECMANPPHSPLARRVEAVMRVIKDHAQRTGRKVMYAFNISDDLDAMRGHAARVEAAGGTCVMASLNWCGFSAIQALRRTSPLAIHGHRNGMAMMSRHPALGIAFPAYQALWRLAGVDQLHVNGLGGKFYESDASVIESARACLSPMAGDDAVMPVFSSGQWAGTVPATFQGLESEDLIFLSGGGILGHPDGAAAGVQSIRDAWDAARAGVPLPDFARDRPALAHALDFYG; from the coding sequence ATGACGGACACCAATCGGCGCGATTTCCGCGCCCGGTATTTCATCGAGACGCCTTTCCCGCTGGAGCAGGCCGCCGACGTGCTGGCCGGCGAACAATCCAGCGGCACCTTCGTCAGGGTGGCCGGCGAAACCGACGACCTGCGCCGGCGTTCGCGCGCCATCGTCCAGTCGATCGAGCAGGTCGGCACGATAGGCACGCCCAGCCTGCCCAATGCCTTCCTGCAGCGGCGCGACATCCAGGGGCCCTACCGGCAGGCCATCATCACGGTGTCCTTCCCGGTGGACAACGTCGGCGCCAACCTGCCGACCCTGGCAGCCACGGTGGGTGGCAATATCTACGACCTGGGCGAGATGACCGGCGTCAAGCTGCTGTCGCTGGACCTGCCCGCCGAGTACGTGAAATTGTTCGACGCGCCGCGCCACGGCGTGGCCGGCACGCGGGCGTTGACGGGTCGCGCGGAAGGGCCCATCCTGGGCACCATCATCAAGCCCAATGTCGGCATGACGCCGGAGCAGACCGCGCGTGTGGTGGCCAGCCTGTGCGAAGCCGGCGTCGATTTCATCAAGGACGACGAATGCATGGCCAACCCGCCGCATTCGCCCCTGGCGCGCCGGGTGGAAGCCGTCATGCGGGTGATCAAGGACCACGCCCAACGCACCGGTCGCAAGGTCATGTATGCGTTCAACATTTCAGATGACCTGGACGCCATGCGCGGCCATGCCGCCCGCGTGGAAGCCGCCGGCGGTACCTGCGTCATGGCCAGCCTGAACTGGTGCGGCTTCAGCGCCATCCAGGCCCTGCGCCGCACCAGCCCGCTGGCGATCCACGGCCACCGCAACGGCATGGCCATGATGTCGCGCCATCCGGCGCTGGGCATCGCTTTCCCGGCATACCAGGCCTTGTGGCGCCTGGCCGGCGTCGACCAGTTGCATGTGAACGGACTGGGCGGCAAGTTCTACGAAAGCGACGCCAGCGTCATCGAGTCGGCGCGGGCCTGCCTGTCGCCCATGGCCGGCGACGACGCGGTCATGCCGGTGTTTTCGTCAGGGCAATGGGCCGGCACGGTGCCGGCAACCTTCCAGGGGCTGGAAAGCGAAGACCTGATCTTCCTGTCGGGTGGCGGCATCCTCGGGCATCCCGACGGCGCGGCCGCCGGCGTGCAAAGCATCCGCGACGCCTGGGACGCGGCGCGCGCCGGCGTTCCCCTGCCCGACTTCGCACGCGACCGGCCGGCGCTGGCGCACGCGCTGGATTTCTATGGCTGA
- a CDS encoding VOC family protein, whose translation MSRLFGEVRQAGYVVRDIHKEMRHWSETLGIGPWFYADRVPVRNFMYRGQPSPIEVSVALANSGPLQIELIQQRNDAPSMYKAFLDAGHTGLQHLAYWTENFDEDVRRLAEHGLKVGMSGEVGERGRYVYYETETHPGTVIELSEIAGPKGRLFRLIREASINWDGSDPVRPFPDLSTL comes from the coding sequence ATGAGTCGGTTGTTCGGCGAAGTGCGCCAGGCAGGTTATGTGGTGCGCGATATCCATAAGGAAATGCGGCATTGGAGCGAGACCCTGGGTATCGGCCCCTGGTTCTACGCCGACCGCGTGCCTGTCAGGAATTTCATGTACCGCGGCCAGCCGTCGCCCATCGAGGTATCGGTGGCCCTGGCGAATTCCGGTCCGCTGCAGATCGAGCTGATCCAGCAGCGCAACGACGCGCCGTCCATGTACAAGGCCTTCCTGGATGCCGGCCACACCGGCCTGCAGCACCTGGCCTACTGGACGGAGAACTTCGACGAGGACGTGCGCCGCCTGGCCGAACATGGATTGAAGGTCGGCATGAGCGGCGAAGTCGGGGAACGCGGCCGCTACGTTTACTACGAAACCGAAACCCATCCCGGCACCGTGATCGAGCTGTCCGAGATCGCCGGCCCCAAGGGCCGCCTGTTCCGCCTGATCCGCGAAGCCTCGATCAACTGGGACGGCAGCGATCCTGTGCGCCCCTTTCCCGATCTTTCCACGCTGTAG
- a CDS encoding TRAP transporter large permease has translation MQTHAACYAKDTRPVAGARGAPARWLDGLDRVLGLAVEIPAALLVLAEIAVLLSGVIARYVFHAPLVWGDELASILFLWLSMLGAVVALRRGEHMRMTALVARATPAVRAWLDVAAIAAALCFMLMVLPHAWEYASEEAVVTTPALEISNAWRAAALPAGFILMTVFALLRLARVGSWRQVAGAVAAVAVIAGLFLLAQPVLATLGKANLLVFFVGLVAANVFLGVPIAFSFALATFGYLALTTQTPLMVMVGRMDEGMSHLILLAVPMFILLGLLIEMTGMARAMIGFLASLLGHVRGGLSYVLIGAMYLVSGISGSKVADMAAVAPALFPEMKQRGARPGNLAALLSCTGAQTETIPPSIVLITIGSVTGVSIAALFTGGMLPGAALGLALAVIVWRRSRGEDLSGVHRAPGREIARLFCVAVPALLLPFLIRAAVVEGVATATEVSTIGIAYSVLAGLCLYRRFDWRRIPSMLLDTAALSGAIIFIVGAATAMAWGLTQSGFSQDLAEFMRRMPGGTAGFLLVSIVAFVVLGSVLEGIPAIVLFGPLLFPIARAVGVNEVHYAMVVILSMGLGLFAPPFGVGYYGACAISKVSPDEAMPYMWGYLVALVAGVLLVAFIPWISTGFL, from the coding sequence ATGCAGACACACGCCGCCTGTTACGCCAAGGATACGCGCCCGGTTGCCGGCGCGCGCGGCGCCCCGGCCCGCTGGCTGGACGGGTTGGACCGCGTGCTGGGCCTGGCGGTGGAAATCCCGGCGGCCCTGCTGGTCCTGGCGGAAATCGCCGTCCTGTTGTCCGGCGTGATCGCCCGCTACGTGTTCCACGCCCCGCTGGTGTGGGGCGATGAGCTGGCCTCCATCCTGTTCCTGTGGTTGTCCATGCTGGGCGCGGTCGTAGCCCTGCGGCGCGGCGAGCATATGCGCATGACCGCGCTGGTGGCGCGCGCGACGCCGGCGGTGCGCGCCTGGCTGGACGTCGCCGCGATCGCGGCGGCGTTGTGCTTCATGTTGATGGTGCTGCCGCACGCCTGGGAATATGCCAGCGAGGAAGCCGTGGTCACCACCCCGGCGCTGGAGATCTCCAATGCGTGGCGCGCGGCGGCGCTGCCGGCCGGGTTCATCCTGATGACGGTGTTCGCGCTGTTGCGCCTGGCGCGGGTCGGGTCGTGGCGGCAGGTAGCGGGCGCCGTGGCCGCCGTCGCCGTCATCGCCGGGCTGTTCCTGCTGGCGCAGCCTGTGTTGGCGACCCTGGGCAAGGCCAACCTGCTGGTATTTTTCGTCGGCCTGGTGGCGGCCAACGTTTTCCTGGGCGTGCCTATCGCGTTTTCCTTCGCGCTCGCGACCTTCGGCTACCTGGCGCTGACCACGCAAACCCCGCTGATGGTCATGGTGGGGCGCATGGACGAAGGCATGTCGCACCTGATCCTGCTGGCCGTGCCGATGTTCATCCTGCTGGGCCTGCTGATCGAGATGACCGGCATGGCGCGCGCCATGATAGGTTTCCTGGCCAGCCTGCTGGGCCACGTGCGCGGCGGCCTGTCCTATGTGCTGATAGGCGCCATGTACCTGGTGTCCGGCATATCGGGCTCCAAGGTGGCCGACATGGCCGCCGTGGCGCCCGCGCTCTTTCCCGAGATGAAGCAGCGCGGCGCGCGGCCGGGCAATCTGGCGGCGCTGCTTTCGTGCACCGGCGCCCAGACGGAAACCATACCGCCCAGCATCGTGCTGATCACCATCGGCTCGGTCACCGGCGTGTCGATCGCGGCGCTGTTCACCGGCGGCATGCTGCCGGGCGCCGCGCTGGGCCTGGCGCTGGCGGTGATCGTATGGCGCCGCAGCCGGGGCGAAGACCTGTCCGGCGTGCACCGCGCACCGGGACGCGAGATCGCGCGGCTGTTCTGCGTGGCCGTGCCGGCATTGCTGCTCCCTTTCCTGATCCGCGCCGCGGTGGTGGAAGGCGTGGCCACCGCCACCGAGGTCTCCACCATCGGCATCGCCTATTCCGTGCTGGCCGGCCTGTGCCTGTACCGCCGTTTCGATTGGCGGCGCATTCCGTCCATGCTGCTGGATACGGCGGCCCTGTCCGGCGCCATCATTTTCATCGTCGGCGCCGCGACCGCGATGGCCTGGGGCTTGACGCAATCGGGCTTCTCCCAGGACCTGGCCGAGTTCATGCGCCGCATGCCTGGCGGTACCGCCGGCTTCCTGCTGGTGTCCATCGTCGCCTTCGTGGTGCTGGGCAGCGTGCTGGAGGGCATACCCGCCATCGTGCTGTTCGGACCGCTGCTGTTCCCCATCGCGCGCGCCGTCGGCGTGAACGAAGTGCACTATGCGATGGTGGTGATTCTTTCCATGGGGCTGGGCCTGTTCGCGCCGCCCTTCGGCGTCGGCTACTACGGCGCCTGCGCGATCAGCAAGGTCAGCCCGGACGAGGCCATGCCCTATATGTGGGGCTACCTGGTCGCGCTGGTGGCCGGCGTGTTGCTGGTGGCATTCATTCCGTGGATCTCCACGGGTTTTCTGTGA
- a CDS encoding TRAP transporter substrate-binding protein codes for MTTMTRRTLLRAMAAGPALALGVPRLACAGAEFSYKYAHNLPMTHPLHLRAQDAVDRIRKESNGRLEITIFPNNQLGGDTDMLSQVRSGGIELFTPSALVIATVVPVAAINAVGFAFSDYSQVWKAMDGALGAHVRERIGKANLYAFEKMWDNGFRQVTTSSKPIADAHDLDGTKIRVPVSPLSISMFKALSAAPASLQFSEVYSALQTRIVDAQENPLPIIQAAKLYEVQKYCSLTNHIWDGYWFIANARAYRRLPPDLQKLWETAFNDAGMLQREDLRKMNQSIQSDLESRGLKFNQPKADSFQAQLRKAGFYQEWRGKFGDEAWGLLEGAVGKLA; via the coding sequence ATGACCACGATGACCCGCCGCACCCTGCTGCGCGCCATGGCGGCCGGCCCCGCGCTGGCCCTGGGCGTACCCCGCCTGGCCTGCGCCGGCGCGGAGTTCTCTTACAAGTACGCCCACAACCTGCCCATGACGCATCCGCTGCATCTGCGCGCGCAGGACGCCGTGGACCGCATACGCAAGGAATCCAACGGCCGGCTGGAAATCACCATATTTCCCAATAACCAGCTGGGCGGCGACACCGACATGCTGTCGCAGGTGCGCAGCGGCGGCATCGAGCTGTTCACGCCGTCGGCCCTGGTGATCGCCACGGTGGTGCCGGTGGCGGCCATCAACGCGGTGGGCTTCGCGTTTTCCGATTACAGCCAGGTCTGGAAAGCCATGGACGGCGCGCTGGGCGCGCATGTGCGCGAAAGGATAGGCAAGGCCAACCTGTACGCCTTCGAAAAGATGTGGGACAACGGCTTTCGCCAGGTCACCACCAGCAGCAAACCGATCGCCGACGCGCACGACCTGGACGGCACCAAGATACGCGTGCCGGTCAGCCCGCTGTCCATCTCCATGTTCAAGGCCCTGTCGGCCGCGCCCGCCAGCCTGCAGTTCAGCGAGGTCTATTCCGCGCTGCAGACGCGCATCGTCGACGCCCAGGAAAATCCGCTGCCCATCATCCAGGCGGCCAAGCTGTACGAAGTGCAGAAGTATTGCTCGCTGACGAACCACATCTGGGACGGCTACTGGTTCATCGCCAATGCCCGCGCCTATCGCCGCCTGCCCCCCGACCTGCAGAAGCTGTGGGAAACCGCGTTCAACGATGCCGGCATGCTGCAGCGGGAAGACCTGAGGAAGATGAACCAGTCCATCCAGAGCGATTTGGAATCCAGGGGCTTGAAGTTCAACCAGCCCAAGGCGGACAGCTTCCAGGCGCAATTGCGCAAGGCGGGCTTCTACCAGGAATGGCGCGGCAAGTTCGGCGACGAAGCCTGGGGCCTGCTGGAAGGCGCCGTCGGCAAGCTGGCCTGA